Genomic segment of Tachysurus fulvidraco isolate hzauxx_2018 chromosome 22, HZAU_PFXX_2.0, whole genome shotgun sequence:
ACAGAAATTCAGCAGTTTAGGAACAAGATAAACAATGCAAACATAGAGACATGCAGGCTGAGAAAAAGGGCTGCTGTTGATtgccaaaaacacacaatgttctgTACAGATACTCTGTTGCAGCTGAAAACTGAACATCGTGTCCTAATCAAAGGGACAAATGTTTTCCGGGCAGATTTACTTTTTACAACACGCAGAACCTGCATCCGGCAGCTGGAGAAAATGGCAAGTGATGGAACAGCTGGAGTAAACATAATCCTTATGTCTTTAACCTCTGAATGTAGATGACCTTACATGCAAAGTGGTGTTCTTGGGAAGAGGTTTGAACATGTTTCACAAAGCACTGGCTGAAATACTCCTCAGAAGCTACTTTTTAAAGGCTCATTAGGAAAGAgcaagaaatgaaattaaactgCTTCAGTTAAATACACCATGCCAGGAGGTTAAGCGGTTTATGTTTCGTCCTTCTGTGACTTTGTTGTGCATAAGTTTTGCATATAGAGACCATGCTGGGGTTAATGTTTAGACAGGAATTCCTCGCTCACCCTGGCGTGTCCTCTAACGTAGGTGTGTTTATGGAGGATCAGAAAGGCCTGTTTTTAAGCCACCGGTCTCGTCCCCAAACAAGTTTTTAGTCTTTGATTCGTTGCTGTAGGTGTGTTTAACTGCCCTGCTGTGGATCAGTGAAAGAATTATACAAGACATAGAAGTGACCTGAAACAAAGTTCGCTGGTGActcgtttgtttttgtttttttctcctgttgtGATGCAGTCGTGGTGTGGCAATGCAGCCTCTATAGGGCATAAATGAAGGTTACATAATAAGGCCATTTATAATTTGTGACTCCCTCTACATGACACTGCAGTGCTGCTTTTTGCAGTGCTGCTTTAGGAAGAACCACACATGCTTTTGTTCAGGTGTCAAAATGCTTTTGTCCTTATAGTTTAACTTCATTTTGACACCTGAACAAAAGCATGTGTGGTTCTTCCTCAAACTGTTAGCCCATTGTTTATTAGATTTAATGTAGGGTTTACCAATATGCAATACAAGGGTGcataaaaaatagtaataaaaattaGAGGaacagttaattaaaaaaaaaccctctcaaACAGAAAGGTTATGGAGTAGCATGTAAGACCCTTCCTTTGAAAGTGATGTCAGATtttgatgttaaataaaattataggttgttttttctgtatttcaAGCCCTTAGCATGATTTATAGAGATAAAGAACATCCAGTGTTTCTATAAATTTGgtactaaaataaataacaacacaatacaagTGCCTGGGGTTTTCTTTCATTACCCATCCATTAGTGTTAATGAGTGCAGTGTTTTCCCCTGAATCTGCCATGTGGCTGGATTTTACTGCATGATGTCAGTCAGTAAGTGAATAAAAAGTGCTGTTGTTTAGTGCCTGACACATCAAGAACGACATGTCATCATCTTCCCATAATGCATTGCGATCAATGTGAATTCGGTGCATTAAACACTTGCTGCATTAAAGTAAACTTGTGGATTCTTCTTTCCTCAGATTTCCGTCCCTACGCCGAGTAAACCTCGCCTCCTGTCCAAATTACCTCCTGTGACTAGTTTTTAGAAAGATGGCAGCTAATAAACCCAAAGCACCGAACTCTCTGGCCCTGCACAAGGTGATAATGGTGGGCAGCGGTGGAGTGGGCAAATCCGCACTCACACTCCAGTTCATGTACGACGAGGTAGGACTTCAGTCTCGAAGATAACTAACGATattttattgtacaatatcGCAGTAAATAAATTCAGATGTGTTCAACgatgaataaaaacaatctTACTCACAGAATGGTCACAAAACAGTAGAACTTTTAGTGAAGCAAGATGCAATTGTGTTACGGTACGAAGGCTCAAATTTCTGCAAATGTTTGGTTGGGGGGAAAAACAAGAAGTTACACTATAAGGACAATAGCATGTTGACAACTGAACAACAGCATGTGTGGTTCTTCCTCACACGGTtaccacaaagttggaagcacatctttgtatgctgtagtgtcagaatttcccttcactggaattaagaggctcaaacctgttccagctgACAATGCTGCTGTGTTacggttggagtggaagaacttgggagccctgactctgactcaaccccaatGAAAACTTTTTAGATGAACTTCACCCCAGGTTTCCTCATCCAATGTCTGTGTCTGAtctgattaatgctcttgtAAAAAACACATCCCCACTTCCATGCCCTAGTGGAAAGTCTTCACAGAAGAGCTTATCATTAAGAGCTCAACATTAAAGGGGGCAATAAATCTGTATTAAGGGATGTTTCAGCATGTACACATGGGTGTGATGCTTGAGCATAAACATTTGGTCACATAGGGTATTAAATAGgaatagaatttttattcttgtTGGGTATCAATCTAATCTAAGAGAGATCACTTCTATTATATCGTTTCTGAAATTAGTGGagtgtttcatttgtttaaacacTTGGTCATGGTGTGTGGCTTTCTCTCAGTTTGTGGAGGACTACGAGCCCACTAAAGCTGACAGCTACAGGAAGAAAGTGGTTTTGGATGGAGAGGAGGTTCAGATTGATATTCTGGACACGGCAGGGCAGGAAGACTACGCTGCCATTCGGGATAACTACTTCCGCAGTGGAGAGGGCTTCCTCTGTGTGTTCTCCATCACAGAATCTGAGTCTTTTGCTGCCACTGCTGACTTCAGGTTGGAAAACTACCCGAGTTTAGGAACTAACATGAAAAATGTGCTTGGtcacttttgtttaaaaattctGTATACTTTGTAATTTGGTGTATGATTGTCGATTGACGAAAAcctgtgtgttcatgttgtaGAGAGCAGATCCTACGAGTTAAGGAGGACGAGAACGTGCCCTTCCTGCTGGTCGGAAATAAGTCTGACCTGGAGGACCGGAGGCAGGTGGGAGCAGAGGAAGCCAAAGCCCGAGCTGAACAGTGGGGCGTCAGCTGCGTGGAGACGTCGGCCAAAACCCGGGCCAACGTAGACAAGGTTCCCAGAAATACAATTCACTCATCGCCTGTGTTGTGCTGTAGATTCTGTCTGGGTTTTAATCATCTTTTAATGCTTCCTTTCAGGTGTTTTTTGACCTCATGCGAGGAATAAGAGCCAGGAAAATGGAGGAAGGCAAGGAGAACGggaaaaacaaaaggaagaGTTTAATGAAGAGGATTCGGGAGAgatgttgtattttataatgacTGACTTGACTGCAcagtgatgtcacttcctcCCATTTATAATGTGTGTCTAATTACAGCTCATATTATTTGACGGTATGTATACGTGTACTTGAGACTTGGAACAAGTCTGATGGCCATCAGATATATCAGATATGAagctgtttcatttcattatttaaatgtacatagGTCACTATGACACTACTGTgggtcttttttgttttatttattttttcaagcaCACTGAGCACCCAGTACTTCCATGAAAATATCACTTAGGCGATTTTCACACTTGGAATGTTTTTTAAACCGTCGGCTCATATATTAGGCATACTCTTACAAGAAGTGGAAGCCAACCAGTCAGAATGTGGACACCTCGAAAAAGCAGTTTTGAATGTTTCTCTGTCAGAGCTGAGCACTTATATTGTTGAAGATACCTAATAGTAAATTGCAGCATGAGGCAAACAGGCGTTGTGACGACTTGACCAAATCAGAGAAATAGAAAATCAAACGTTGAGGACAgtgcaggagaaaaaaataatctgcGATGAATATTAAGCACTCTCTTTTTCGGATGTTCACCAGTATGCAGTGTGACTTCACACACTTGAGTTTCTGCCTCCAAAGTTACAACAAACGTAAACAACCTTGTCAGCAGAGTTATGCCAGTCTTTAATTCATCAGCATTATTAAT
This window contains:
- the ralab gene encoding v-ral simian leukemia viral oncogene homolog Ab (ras related), with product MAANKPKAPNSLALHKVIMVGSGGVGKSALTLQFMYDEFVEDYEPTKADSYRKKVVLDGEEVQIDILDTAGQEDYAAIRDNYFRSGEGFLCVFSITESESFAATADFREQILRVKEDENVPFLLVGNKSDLEDRRQVGAEEAKARAEQWGVSCVETSAKTRANVDKVFFDLMRGIRARKMEEGKENGKNKRKSLMKRIRERCCIL